GATCTGGTTTCAACTGCATTGACGGACTTTTTGGCAAGGCTGGAAGAAAGGGAATTGAGTGAAAAAGATCAATCTAATATGAAATTTAAGGAACTTCTGGAAGCATATTCCAAAACAGATGAAGGACACAAATTCCTTGAAGAACTGGCCAGGTATGAGAAGAAAAGGTGAATATTATTCAACCAACTTCTTCCCTCACTAACCTTTTATCCTTTTATTTTCGAAGTCTGTCCGAGGACCATGAGTTTTGTCTCCAGTGGATTAACCATGCCTTCCACAAGGAGCTCGTTTTTCTGAACATTGATGTGAACAGACTCTGAATTCAGTCCTGCATCTTCCATATATTGCTTCACCGTAGTCTCCCCAAAACTAACCGCATAATCAACTGCCTCATGGTAACTGAGGAAGCTTTTTCTTCCATGCTCGGAGAAAACAAAAAATTCCCAATCCGGTGTCGCAAGATTTGCGGGCCTTATCAGGAAGTCAACCCTGCGAATACCTTTTGCGGCTACTGCTCCCGCAGCATTCCCAACATAGGAATATTCCGGAAGAATTATTTCAGCATCAAGGATCTCTTCAAGATCTTTCTGATAGGCTACCACCGGCCCTCCAATAAGAACCACAGGAACACCTACTTTGAACTTAATCGGAGATTCAATGTCAAAAAGCCTGCGGATATCTTCTTCCGGGACGCCGTTCATGAAGAAAGAAACCAGATTTGAAGCCATTTTTCTGGCAAATTGCTGCTTAACAGATGAAGCAAATTCCTTTGCGTCTTTCCGAGAAACTATGCCAAGAAATTCAGCACCAATTTGTGCAGCTTCAACATTGTGATCTGTATAGTCTCCAAGCACGTGCAGGGCATCGGTTGGAGTAAAACCTATTGTCTGAATCAAACGTTTCTGAAGCAGTGAATCAAGAACCTTGGAAGAAGGGTAGCTGTTGAGAATCCTCCGAATCTCACGCAGGGACGTCGGTTCATTGGATATTGCTTCATAAACCCTGGTTTCAAGAGGAGTGAGGTCAAAGGGTTCATAGCCTGATTTCATAAAGAAAGAAGTTGGCTGGATATTATGGTTTAAAATTGCCTTGGAAGGACGTGTATTAACTTTTAATGCATCAAGAAATTCTGGATACAAATCCGCCGCCCTGCTTAAAGGAATAACCCGTCTTGGACCAATATGGATTTTGCCCTCCTTTACCCAGACGTGACTATCGCCACCCATTGCAGAAGTTTCCATCCTGAGTGCTTTTACACGGGTTTTCCAGCCACCAACAACCGCACCATCATCACTAATTTCAGGGACACCATCATAAATAACCGAAACATCGGTACTTGTACCTCCGACATCGATAACAGCGCATGTTTCATTATTGCTAAGAAATGAAGCACCAACAAGACTACCTGCCGGACCTGAAAAAATAGATTCAATCGGTTTTTCAAGAGCTTTCTTGATACCTATAACCGAACCATCACACTTCAACATAAAAATTGAAGCATCAATGCCTCGCGACTTGACCTCGGATTCTACAGAACGCATGAATTTTTCCGTTACAGGAATGAGTTGCGCATTCAACATTGCTGTAACTGCCCTCTCAAAAGCTCCCAGATCCTGGGACAAATGATGAGCACAGACTACCGGCAATCCGGTAAGGTCTCGTATTGTATCCCTTATCTGTTCTTCATGCTCTGGATTTCGGATACTGAAAAGTGAAGATACTGCAAAAGCGGAAACGTTGTTTTTTGCAGAATGAACGAATGCCTTCACAGCACTCATATCTAATGGCTCGGCTTCCCTTCCGTTGGTATTATGCCCACCCTTCACCTGAACAAAATACTTCGTTGGTAATTCCTTCTGAATATTGAAATCCCCTACAAGGATCAAACCTACAGGGAAACCCGTTCCTTCCAAAACAGTATTTGTCGCCAATGTAGTGGAAACAGAAACAATTTCCACCTTTTGGAGATTTTGTTCAGACAGCCCTCCAAGCGCATCTTTGATCCCTTTAAGGGGGTCAGGATACGTTGTAAGGGCCTTATTTGCTTCAATAACCCTGTTTTTTTCATCGTCCAGTATTACGGCATCTGTGTATGTTCCACCGGCATCAATTCCAAGGCTTACGCTCATTCATATCAACTCCATACTTTTTTTGCGATGCCTTTTGGCACCCACTTATATCAGAAAATTGGTTTTTCAGAGATTGTGCTTATTTTTGCTTGCTCACTTCCCTGACGCTTGTTACAAATCCTTCAACTTGTAATCGTAATACAAGGCTTCCTTAATGCGATCCCGATCCCATTTTACATTGATCAAACGTGTTTTCCCATATCTGCCACGACTTCTATGGGAAGCGGAAATAATATCCTGCATGTCAAATTCGGAAATCATTTTTGAAACACTTGTTCTTCCAAGTGGATTAAGATCCAGTTTTGAGCAAAGATCCTGATACTCTGCAACAACCTGCCCGGTAGTTATTTTTTCATCACTGACTTTTGCAAGCCTGACAACACTGAGAAGAACCAGCTTCTGATGTATTGGAAGCTTTTTCAGGGTTTCAATTCCACTTTCGGATTTCAGCTCATCATTTGCAAGAAAAACATGCTTATCACTAACGAAATCTTCATTTTTCCTTTCTGCAATATTCCCGGCTTTTTCCAGTAGCTTAATCGCTTTGTATGCATAGCCGTCTTTCTGGGAAAGTAAAATACATGTTGGAATGACGTATTCATCAATTACTTCTTCCCTGAAGGCGATGGAAGAGCGGGAATTCAATATTTCTGCCAGTTCTTCCTCGTTGTAAGGTGGAAAAATTACCTCTTTGTAATTGACAGACTGGATCAAGCCCGGAGACAGTTTTTCCGTGAAAAAAACATCATTTGAAATCCCAATAATGCCTATGTGAACATCGTTGGCAATATGCATCTTCCCCCCTGCCTGACTTAATGACATCAGGATATCAAGGTTTTTGAGCATTTCCAAATCATCAAGAACCACAATTATAGAAGTCTGTTTCTCGTTAAGTGCATCCCAGAGAATATTGTAATATTCATTCATTGAAAGACCGGTTTTTGGAACCTGCAATTCCGGACTCACCTGATGTACAATTTCAAGAATCACGCGACTTACGGTATTTGCAATACCACAATTCACAAAAATACATACTGTATCAATTTCATCCTTCGGTGCAATCTCATTGAACTGTTTGATTACAAACTTTGCAACGCTTGTCTTTCCAGTGCCTTTTTGTCC
The window above is part of the Methanohalophilus levihalophilus genome. Proteins encoded here:
- a CDS encoding hydantoinase/oxoprolinase N-terminal domain-containing protein, which codes for MSVSLGIDAGGTYTDAVILDDEKNRVIEANKALTTYPDPLKGIKDALGGLSEQNLQKVEIVSVSTTLATNTVLEGTGFPVGLILVGDFNIQKELPTKYFVQVKGGHNTNGREAEPLDMSAVKAFVHSAKNNVSAFAVSSLFSIRNPEHEEQIRDTIRDLTGLPVVCAHHLSQDLGAFERAVTAMLNAQLIPVTEKFMRSVESEVKSRGIDASIFMLKCDGSVIGIKKALEKPIESIFSGPAGSLVGASFLSNNETCAVIDVGGTSTDVSVIYDGVPEISDDGAVVGGWKTRVKALRMETSAMGGDSHVWVKEGKIHIGPRRVIPLSRAADLYPEFLDALKVNTRPSKAILNHNIQPTSFFMKSGYEPFDLTPLETRVYEAISNEPTSLREIRRILNSYPSSKVLDSLLQKRLIQTIGFTPTDALHVLGDYTDHNVEAAQIGAEFLGIVSRKDAKEFASSVKQQFARKMASNLVSFFMNGVPEEDIRRLFDIESPIKFKVGVPVVLIGGPVVAYQKDLEEILDAEIILPEYSYVGNAAGAVAAKGIRRVDFLIRPANLATPDWEFFVFSEHGRKSFLSYHEAVDYAVSFGETTVKQYMEDAGLNSESVHINVQKNELLVEGMVNPLETKLMVLGQTSKIKG
- a CDS encoding Cdc6/Cdc18 family protein, whose product is MNDIFKTESIIFQKKAVLSEQYLPDSLIARDGQIREIAELIEPSLHRGVPNNGLIMGQKGTGKTSVAKFVIKQFNEIAPKDEIDTVCIFVNCGIANTVSRVILEIVHQVSPELQVPKTGLSMNEYYNILWDALNEKQTSIIVVLDDLEMLKNLDILMSLSQAGGKMHIANDVHIGIIGISNDVFFTEKLSPGLIQSVNYKEVIFPPYNEEELAEILNSRSSIAFREEVIDEYVIPTCILLSQKDGYAYKAIKLLEKAGNIAERKNEDFVSDKHVFLANDELKSESGIETLKKLPIHQKLVLLSVVRLAKVSDEKITTGQVVAEYQDLCSKLDLNPLGRTSVSKMISEFDMQDIISASHRSRGRYGKTRLINVKWDRDRIKEALYYDYKLKDL